A region of the Passer domesticus isolate bPasDom1 chromosome Z, bPasDom1.hap1, whole genome shotgun sequence genome:
ACTCTCCAGTCCTGTGCAGCCCGGCGGACCTTTAGCTGCTTGTTTCCAAAGATGCCTCCAGAGCAGAGCTTCTGAGGAGCTGTTTCCTCACATGCTGTTTCCTTGAATGCTGCTGAAAGCAGCTCTCTCCAAGAAGAGGCAGCGGCTAGCAGCATGGTGGGAATAATGGCAATGAGGACGTGGATTGAGCCAGTGGTCGCGGGTTCCCAAGTGGCCAGTGCCTTCTAcgacacagcactgctgctggtaGTGAAGAACTACTACAACCAGACCAACAGCACTGCTCCCTCCCATGTCCTGGAAGATGCCCAGCAGAAGGCTGTATCTAATTTTTATATCATCTACAACCTAGTTCTGGGCCTGAGCCCACTGGTGTCAGCCTACGGCTTGTCCAAGCTGGGGGACAGGACACACCGCAAGATCCCCATCTGCTTCCCTCTTCTTGGTTATCTGGGCTCCAAAACTCTCCTGCTTCTCCTGATTCTGCTGGGCTGGCCAGTGGAGGTGATGTATGGGGCTGCTGCCTTCAATGGGCTGACAGGAGGCTTCACCACATTTTGGGCAGGCATCATGGCTCTGGGATCTCTGGGGTCCTCTGAAAGAAAGAGGTCTCTGCGGCTCATCATTATTGAACTGGTGTATGGCCTCGCTGGCTTTCTGGGAAGCATGGCATCTGGCTACCTCTTCACTGGCTTCAGTGACCGCTATCGAGAAGGCACCGTGCTGGTGTGCTGCAGCATTGCTTGCTATGCCTTTTGTCTGCTTTACAGCATTTTTGTCCTCACAGTCCCCAAGCCAGCAGCTTCCTGCACAGCCAAAGCCAAGAGTGCAGAGGAGATGGGTGGTCAGCTACCAGAAGCAGTGGTAAAAGGGAGCTCCCAACCTTCAGAGAGCGGCATCTTCACTCCAGTGTCACCCTCGAAGCTCATCATCATcctgctgtttgtggcagcaATCCTCTATGACCTGGCTGTGGTTGGTGCAATGAATGTACTCCCACTGTTCTTGCTCAGGGAACCTTTAAGTTGGAATGCTGTGGAGATTGGCCACGGTAATGCTGCTGGGTACGTGATCTTCATTACCAGTTTCCTAGGGGTACTTGTGTTCTCTAGATACCTGAGGGATATTACCATGATCATGATCGGAGTAGCATCATTCAGCGCTGGCATCCTGATCATGGCCTTCGTGCAGTGGACGTTCCTGTTCTACATTGGTGAGTTGAACAGCCACTGACATGAGCAAATACACACTGAGAAATGGGTGTTTCAACATCACTGGAAgggctttttgctttgcttcatGCCCAGTTTGCAAGCGGGGAGTTAGGCAGATCATCAGGAGCAATTTGCAAGAAAGCAttctttttattcctctttCCTCACCTCTCCCTTAGTACTTTTAAGACTCAGCACTCTACAATATCCTGAGGAGGCGTACACCTCTGCCAAGGCTCATTGACTTGTAATTCATCAGTTGGTCACAGACCAGATCTGGCAGAAGAGTGTTCACATTCTGGGTGACTGGGAATTGCTGCTGACTCCCTGCACTAGTGGGACTGCATCACTGCAGCAATAGGAAGCACTGGCTTCCTCTGAGGCAAGGCTTAAGGCTACAAGAGAAGCAAATGGCAAAGGCTTCCTATTATGTGAATGTCTtaagatgtgatttttttttatcatatGAAAGCACTTACAGCTGATGGGAAATTTAATGAAACACTGGCGCTGTAAAGGATCACAATAATGTAGTTTATAAATCTCACACTGTTTCATAAATTACTAAGAGACAGGTAACAATAGATGGGGCAGCATCCCATGATAAAGGAAAGGCAAGTTTACTTCTGGGAGTTAATCTATGATGAAAAAATAATCCAAGAACTGCATTCATTGTGCCAGAGCTATCTCACAGAGTATCATCTATATGGCTTtaaggttttgtttctcaaagtGAGAAAGACACTGGAGATAAATGTCCTGAAGtgatttttctgtctgtccctACAGGAAATGGGGAATTGAAAATTAAACAAAGTTATTCTGAAGGGAAAGATTATAGGATATTGTATTTGTGTACTAAGCCAAACACTGAGTGAAAATTTTAAGAGATTATGTTTGTTTAGCCGATCAAGCTGGgggaaaaagattaaaaaattaagtaaaaaaataGAGCTTTCTTAATAATTTAGTTCATTTTCATCCTGAAGACATGCTGCTATGCAGTGTGTTGGATGCTTATTCCCTGCATTGCAGAAATACCTTGGTACACGAGACATGGACCAAGTCTTCACTGAGGCTGGTTCTGCTGACAGGAAGGTAATTCCAGCTCCCTATAAATTTTCATGGTAGAGACAGGCTAGAAAACTGCAAACCATAAGCACTGAGATACAAGATGGATGTAGAGTTATAAAAGTACTGTTCCTGTCAAGGCTGTGTAGCACAGAGGGCTCTCTGCATGTTAAAACTTAAATCATTATCCTCACAATCTCAAAGTAGAGGGAGGATCCCATCGACGCTGGGATGTCTGGCTGAGAACAAGAGACTGTGTCTACTTTGGGCAAAGGACCTCTGATAATGGGAAAATAGGTGGCTCTTTTTAGCAGAGAAAAGGTGAAGCAAGGTGCCTGTCCAGGCCAGAGGCATGTAATCTTCAAAAGCAGTGGTTGTGCTGGGTCACAAAGAGCAGGTACTGGTGGTAACTCAAAATTCATTGCATTACAGCACGGGCAGTGATGCTGTTTGCCCTCATCCCCTTACCAACCATCAGGTCCATGTTGTCCAAGCATGTTGAAGGATCATCCTATGGTGAGTATTTTAGTTACCTTACCAACCAAAACCCCCTGAAATCCCTTTATTCTGCCTAGAGTACTAAGAGAAATGTAAGTTATTGCTGCAATCTGTGCTTTGTGTAATAATACCAGAACAAGTGATACCACAAACAGGAAGGGAGAAGCAGTGAAACTTGCTGGACAAGATTCTCACATCCAATCTTCTTTGGTTGCATCATCATTTATCGACAGAAT
Encoded here:
- the SLC46A2 gene encoding solute carrier family 46 member 2; amino-acid sequence: MVGIMAMRTWIEPVVAGSQVASAFYDTALLLVVKNYYNQTNSTAPSHVLEDAQQKAVSNFYIIYNLVLGLSPLVSAYGLSKLGDRTHRKIPICFPLLGYLGSKTLLLLLILLGWPVEVMYGAAAFNGLTGGFTTFWAGIMALGSLGSSERKRSLRLIIIELVYGLAGFLGSMASGYLFTGFSDRYREGTVLVCCSIACYAFCLLYSIFVLTVPKPAASCTAKAKSAEEMGGQLPEAVVKGSSQPSESGIFTPVSPSKLIIILLFVAAILYDLAVVGAMNVLPLFLLREPLSWNAVEIGHGNAAGYVIFITSFLGVLVFSRYLRDITMIMIGVASFSAGILIMAFVQWTFLFYIARAVMLFALIPLPTIRSMLSKHVEGSSYGKVFVLLQLSLVTTGVVTSTVYNKIYQNTLDWYSGFCFILSFLVGCLSLLPLSFVAIKQRSTTGSLEILTE